Proteins encoded within one genomic window of Thermococcus sp. 21S7:
- a CDS encoding MFS transporter — protein sequence MSLGRNFWLFAVGRFVSQLGWAVQDVALPLYVLDQTHSGSMMTLFILAEIIPSIIVMPFAGVVGDRYNRKWLMVGFDLIRGILLFAVIAFNFLGIYQLLAVQIVMAILGSFFSAGTGAMFPDLVEQELLEKANSTVASFTIAARLVGPALGGLIYGIGGIKLAILINAVSFFGSGLFEMLIRYEWKARPIEGLGQVFSDIKEGVRFIFAHGFLRTLMTFAIFMGIFGAPFGAVLLPYAMREVLKFTSFQFGLMETFFMGGALIGNILIAVRFGKKAGKLLFKAMLINGLVMIAFIWLISPIAGLERNKAFIMLTAVAMTWGITEAFIDIPIESKLQRAVPSEVRGRVFSALGILTRIATPAGLVLVGPLLNMYPAWLVALGIWAGMAVVVAYYWLRYRDVLLADVEAAT from the coding sequence GTGAGTCTCGGCAGAAACTTCTGGCTCTTTGCTGTGGGAAGGTTCGTTTCCCAGCTTGGATGGGCAGTGCAGGACGTTGCACTGCCCCTCTACGTCCTTGACCAGACCCACAGCGGCTCGATGATGACCCTGTTTATCCTCGCCGAGATAATCCCCTCAATCATTGTCATGCCCTTCGCCGGGGTTGTTGGGGACAGGTACAACCGCAAGTGGCTCATGGTCGGCTTCGATCTAATCAGGGGGATTCTGCTCTTCGCGGTCATTGCATTCAATTTTCTCGGGATATACCAGCTCCTAGCAGTTCAAATCGTAATGGCGATTCTGGGCTCCTTCTTCTCTGCCGGAACTGGCGCGATGTTTCCGGATTTAGTGGAGCAGGAACTCCTCGAAAAGGCAAACTCCACAGTCGCGTCGTTCACTATCGCGGCGCGTCTCGTCGGTCCGGCCCTCGGCGGGCTGATTTACGGCATCGGTGGGATAAAGCTCGCCATCTTGATAAACGCGGTCAGCTTCTTCGGCTCGGGACTGTTTGAAATGCTGATAAGATACGAGTGGAAGGCGAGGCCGATAGAGGGACTCGGTCAGGTCTTCAGCGACATAAAGGAGGGCGTCCGCTTCATCTTCGCCCACGGCTTCCTCAGGACCTTGATGACCTTCGCGATATTCATGGGGATCTTCGGTGCACCTTTCGGTGCTGTGCTTCTCCCCTACGCGATGAGAGAGGTGCTCAAGTTCACGAGCTTTCAGTTCGGCCTCATGGAGACCTTCTTCATGGGCGGAGCGCTGATTGGGAACATTCTCATAGCCGTTCGGTTCGGTAAAAAGGCTGGGAAGCTCCTCTTCAAGGCAATGCTCATCAACGGTCTCGTGATGATTGCATTCATATGGTTGATATCCCCCATTGCCGGGCTTGAAAGGAACAAGGCCTTCATCATGCTCACGGCCGTTGCAATGACTTGGGGCATAACCGAGGCTTTCATAGACATTCCCATTGAGTCCAAACTCCAGAGAGCCGTTCCGAGCGAGGTTCGCGGCAGAGTCTTCTCGGCCCTTGGAATCCTCACGAGGATTGCGACACCGGCCGGACTAGTCCTCGTTGGCCCCCTCCTGAACATGTACCCCGCGTGGCTGGTCGCCCTTGGCATCTGGGCAGGCATGGCCGTCGTCGTTGCCTACTACTGGCTGAGATACCGTGACGTTCTCCTGGCCGACGTTGAAGCGGCTACTTGA